One stretch of Diorhabda carinulata isolate Delta chromosome 5, icDioCari1.1, whole genome shotgun sequence DNA includes these proteins:
- the LOC130894618 gene encoding peptidoglycan-recognition protein 2, whose product MWNIRFLVISLLFYNKSYAESDWPKTCPEIVTKDKWQGLPSIAVDYVIIPVTKVVIHHTVTPECSTQETCSSMVKSIQNFHMESLEFPDIGYNFLVGGDGRIYEGAGWHKVGAHTRGYNKNSLGLAFIGNFAVKRPSNIILMAAKKFLECAMTIGELSDDYIVFGARQVSQTASPGIYLYNDLIQWPHFSRYPNTTKSA is encoded by the exons atgtggaATATTCGGTTCTTAGTGATTTCattgttgttttataataaatcatatGCGGAATCAg ATTGGCCAAAAACCTGCCCAGAAATAGTCACAAAAGACAAGTGGCAAGGTCTACCTTCAATAGCTGTCGATTACGTCATTATACCAGTTACCAAAGTCGTTATACATCATACAGTTACGCCGGAATGTTCAACACAAGAAACATGCTCTTCAATGGTAAAGagtatacaaaattttcatatggAAAGCCTGGAGTTTCCCGATATAGGGTATAA ttttctcgTCGGCGGAGATGGAAGAATTTATGAAGGTGCAGGTTGGCATAAAGTGGGCGCTCATACTAGAggatataacaaaaattctcTAGGACTTGCTTTTATAGGAAATTTCGCGg TAAAAAGACCCAGTAACATTATTTTGATGGCAGCCAAGAAGTTTTTGGAATGTGCAATGACAATAGGCGAGTTATCCGATGATTATATAGTTTTTGGAGCTAGACAAGTCAGTCAAACAGCAAGTCCAGGCATTTATTTATACAACGATCTAATACAATGGCCCCATTTTTCACGGTACCCCAACACTACGAAAAGTGCTTAG